One window of the Nicotiana tabacum cultivar K326 chromosome 4, ASM71507v2, whole genome shotgun sequence genome contains the following:
- the LOC107799277 gene encoding uncharacterized protein LOC107799277 — translation MICLTSHKLCIPPRIESHFGRYINTKRNLRLINPGNFHKYLSELKSLTTFGIRRRTSTTMAVEIAKANEATLILTSGASGRISALFSFRVLRSLFLLINAFVLLLLLPFRGRRRMTSPAASGSQEKAGKEEKAAALERKGPVVRVPSKMMPRKSAVEQEVAARRLLAIRRVLQEDDKETLREFSLFVTSRGDTMFTQSWTPVSFKPRGLVFLLHGLNEHSGRYNDFAKKLNANGYKVYGMDWIGHGGSDGLHAYVPSLDDAVNDMKHFLSKVLAENPGLPCFCFGHSTGAAIVLKAALDPKVESRIAGVVLTSPAVGVQPAHPIFTVLAPIVSFLMPRYQFSAANKRGAVVSRDPAALLAKYSDPLVFIGSIRVRTGYEILRITAYLQQNLSKLTVPFLVLHGSDDAVTDPEGSKKLYEEASSTDKSIKLYKGLLHDLLFEPEREEVMKDVIDWLNQRLLNC, via the exons TAACACAAAACGAAATTTGAGATTAATTAATCCTGGGAATTTTCACAAATATTTATCCGAGTTGAAATCGTTGACGACGTTTGGGATAAGAAGAAGGACATCAACAACAATGGCGGTCGAAATAGCGAAAGCAAACGAAGCGACGTTAATATTGACGTCAGGTGCAAGCGGAAGAATCAGCGCGCTATTTTCGTTTCGCGTATTGAGAAGTTTGTTCCTTTTGATAAATGCTTTCGTGCTTCTATTGTTGTTGCCATTTCGTGGACGGAGGAGGATGACGTCGCCGGCGGCCTCGGGGTCGCAGGAGAAGGCCGGGAAGGAGGAAAAGGCGGCGGCGTTGGAAAGGAAGGGTCCGGTGGTTCGAGTGCCGTCGAAAATGATGCCGCGGAAGAGCGCGGTGGAGCAGGAGGTGGCGGCGAGACGATTGTTGGCGATAAGGAGAGTGCTTCAGGAAGATGATAAAGAGACGCTGAGGGAATTTTCGCTCTTTGTTACGTCCAGAGGAGACACCATGTTCACGCAATCATGGACACCTGTTTCCTTCAAACCCAG GGGTTTGGTTTTCTTGTTGCATGGCCTCAATGAACACAG CGGCCGGTATAATGATTTCGCCAAGAAGCTAAATGCAAATGGCTATAAAGTTTATGGAATGGACTGGATTG GACATGGTGGAAGTGATGGACTGCACGCATATGTCCCTTCTCTTGATGATGCTGTCAATGACATG AAACACTTTCTCTCGAAGGTTTTAGCTGAAAATCCTGGACTTCCATGCTTTTGTTTTGGACATTCGACTGGTGCAGCCATAGTCCTTAAG GCAGCACTTGATCCAAAGGTAGAATCTAGGATTGCTGGTGTTGTATTGACTTCACCTGCTGTAGGAGTTCAACCAGCTCATCCAATTTTCACA GTACTTGCTCCAATTGTCTCATTCCTAATGCCAAGATACCAGTTCAGTGCAGCAAACAAAAGGGGTGCGGTCGTGTCTAGGGATCCTGCTGCATTACTGGCCAAGTATTCGGATCCACTAGTATTCATTGGATCCATTAGGGTACGAACAGGTTATGAGATCCTTCGAATAACTGCCTACTTGCAACAGAATCTGAGCAAGTTGACAGTACCATTCCTAGTTCTTCATGGTTCTGATGATGCGGTCACTGACCCGGAAGGCTCTAAGAAACTCTACGAAGAGGCTTCTTCAACTGATAAAAGTATCAAACTGTATAAAGGGTTGCTGCATGACCTGCTTTTTGAACCGGAAAGAGAAGAAGTTATGAAGGACGTAATTGACTGGTTGAACCAAAGATTGCTGAATTGTTAA